Proteins encoded in a region of the Zea mays cultivar B73 chromosome 2, Zm-B73-REFERENCE-NAM-5.0, whole genome shotgun sequence genome:
- the LOC103648254 gene encoding Non-specific lipid-transfer protein-like protein At5g64080 precursor encodes MAAIAAATQAAATVLLLAALVLAAGPGGARAQSASPSSQCTSALVSLSPCLSYISGNVSAAPPSCCAQLGKVVQSDPQCLCVALSADPASLGLTVNRTRALGLPDACKVTTPDVSSCKGGAAAAGGAPVATPAGQTAPATGSKTTPATSSVPGAAASPPGSAARLVAGFFVAAAVVAGFAA; translated from the coding sequence ATGGCGGCGATAGCGGCGGCCACCCAGGCGGCGGCGACGGTGCTACTGCTCGCGGCGCTGGTGCTggcggcgggaccgggcggggcgcgggcgcagtCGGCGTCGCCGTCGAGCCAGTGCACGTCGGCGCTGGTGAGCCTGTCGCCGTGCCTCAGCTACATCTCCGGGAACGTGTCGGCGGCGCCGCCGTCGTGCTGCGCGCAGCTGGGCAAGGTGGTGCAGTCGGACCCGCAGTGCCTGTGCGTGGCGCTCAGCGCGGACCCGGCGTCGCTGGGCCTCACCGTCAACCGCACCCGCGCGCTGGGCCTCCCCGACGCATGCAAGGTCACGACGCCCGACGTCAGCAGCTGCAagggcggcgccgccgccgcggggggAGCGCCTGTGGCGACGCCCGCGGGGCAGACGGCGCCGGCCACGGGGTCCAAGACGACGCCCGCCACGTCGTCCGTGCCCGGTGCCGCCGCGTCGCCGCCGGGCTCGGCTGCCCGTCTCGTCGCCGGCTTCTTCGTCGCCGCGGCCGTCGTCGCTGGCTTCGCCGCGTGA
- the LOC103648255 gene encoding LOW QUALITY PROTEIN: non-specific lipid transfer protein GPI-anchored 2 (The sequence of the model RefSeq protein was modified relative to this genomic sequence to represent the inferred CDS: inserted 1 base in 1 codon) produces the protein MDRSMGLMTTIRLLAAAALLVLASGQQQPPAAASCTASLLTSFTPCFSFLTSSNGSSGSPPTRECCRSLAALVDAGTGCACLVLTGAVPLGVPVNRTLAVSLPRACDSMSVPLQCRDTSAQSPATGPVAADTPPATPASPAAATTPDAPTATPPVXTGAGGGPAHQRLRPESQRPRRRDAGAGAAAPARRCGRACVIAHGGALYILSGGVLCLVQWCLINL, from the exons ATGGATCGATCGATGGGGCTGATGACAACGATCAGgctgctggcggcggcggcgctgctgGTGCTGGCGTCGGGGCAGCAGCAGCCGCCGGCGGCGGCCTCGTGCACGGCGTCGCTGCTCACCAGCTTCACCCCGTGCTTCAGCTTCCTGACCAGCAGCAAcggcagcagcgggtctccgccgaCGCGGGAGTGCTGCCGGTCGCTGGCGGCGCTGGTGGACGCCGGCACCGGCTGCGCGTGCCTCGTGCTCACGGGCGCCGTGCCGCTCGGAGTGCCCGTCAACCGGACGCTCGCCGTGTCGCTGCCCAGGGCCTGCGACTCCATGTCCGTCCCGCTGCAGTGCCGAG ACACGTCGGCTCAGAGCCCGGCCACCGGCCCCGTCGCAGCAGACACGCCGCCCGCCACGCCCGCGTCGC CGGCGGCAGCGACGACGCCGGACGCTCCCACGGCGACGCCACCGG ACACAGGGGCGGGAGGCGGTCCTGCCCACCAGCGGCTCCGCCCGGAGAGCCAGCGCCCGCGTCGCCGCGACGCCGGCGCTGGTGCTGCTGCTCCTGCTCGCCGTTGCGGCCGCGCTTGTGTGATCGCGCACGGCGGTGCGCTATATATATTGTCTGGTGGAGTGCTTTGTTTGGTGCAGTGGTGCTTGATTAATTTGTAG